Below is a genomic region from Rosa chinensis cultivar Old Blush chromosome 5, RchiOBHm-V2, whole genome shotgun sequence.
AAATTTttaacaaaaactgttgtatgagccATTTAACTATAATACTATAAGGACTAAAAAGAACGAGAAAGTCATTGTccagcaaaacaacaaacaacagttttttggATAAATCTATAGTATCAGTAATGGATGGACAATGAGATTTGCAAGTATATATTGTCTGATTAAGCCTTCaaacaacagcaagcatataagcccctgttgtctggcatagccttcagacaacagcaagcatataagcccaTGTTGTCTGGCACAGCCTTtagacaacagcaagcatataagctCCTGTTGTGTGGCAcatcattcagacaacagtaagtatataagccgctgttgtttttcttggtgttcagacaacagacagcatagtagtcgctgttgtagtaaactttatcATACGACAGTTTGTTGGTATTGTCTGATCcatgtatcagacggcattgagatagacaacagcaaagtctataatcagacgacagtgaaaaactgtcgtctgattgaaaaattggtgtagtgccaACTAACAAATATTGGCTGATTTACTAAAGTTCTACCTCAAAAACAGAGAGTTACACAGCATTGTCACGAAGTCCATATCCCTTGAATTCAATGCTCTCTTCCTCTAACAACTGGAAACTGGCATAATATAATACAACATGAAAAATGGTATCAGATATTACATTGTCAATACTGATCATAATAACGTAGACATGAAATCattgaatatgatttttttcaTGACAACTATCTTTTTTCCAGATCCCTATGCAGCTGCATTATAATCATATCCGTAAAAACTGGTATTATTACAATATCTGATGTGAATATAAGGTATGATGATTGTGATTATATGTTTACCTTACAACCAACCATGTAGAGCAAAGATCTATCACAAAAGGGATGTTTAAAAAGATCAGCAACAAACTTCACTCAGTATTCTCTCAATAGCACCATCTAAGTTGGACATTAGCATTTGCCCATGTTCTAACAGATATACTGAATCATCCACAAAATTTCCAAATGTGAAAGGCACCATAACCTGCATACCTTCTCAATTAGACAAATGAACTAAAAATTGATGAAAGCAACAAATAGTATGGCTTTAAAAATTGTAATTCACTATCTACCATGTCGATTCCAGCATTTATCTGTCAAATGCAGGAACAATAGTTCGACCCTTAGGGCTCGCTGAGTGCGCCAAGTCTATCCCAATCAGAAATCACAGTTCCCTGCTGCAGAGCATACCCTGATAAGTATTCAAACATATCATCTTAATGCGCAATGTTTTCTATTAATGTCTGATTTTTGTAACTTATGCATACTATCTGTATGAAACATCAAATACCAATACTGTTGTAGTTTGAAGTAGAATGACAGCAGAATGAACCACAATGATTCATGTACCAACTGTTACACTCAAAATTTTAATCGATCATCATATCCATGCAATTATACACAACCAAAACTAACTGAAATCAAACACAAACCTCTTCTTGTGTTGAAAACCTTTTCCCAAACTCGATcaccaaaacaaacccaaactgTCCTCcgaaaaatcaccaaaatcatGCAAATCTCCTCCTCTTGTTCCTACCCAAGCAATCTACAATTGATCCATGAGCTTGATCTTTTCAGTCTATCTGATAGCTGAGCTTGATATCTGCCCGTGATGCTGcggttgtatgacttgtatctGAAAACTCGATGGCTACACTCAATAGATGCTTCCCGAGTGCACTACAAAACTCGGGCTGTTTTCAAATATCTACAAAAACACTCGAGCGCAAAACCGTCTTTTCACCTCACATGAACAGAAGAATGAACAGTGCTTAGGAACAGTGTAGGCCCTTTAGTATATTTAGAATGTACTAGTAGAGTATCCCGCGCGATGCCGCGGGTTTGTTTATTTGCTGCGGTACCTCTAATCCAACTAGGGCTGGCATTTTCAACCGAGACAAACCAACCAACCGAATCCGAGCCGAACCAAAGAAGTTGGTAACCGACACTGCCGGTAACCAAACTCTTGGTACGGTACAACTGTACCGACTCCACATACACGGTACGGTAAtggtttcaatttttgtatatacacggtataccgtaccgtaccgaACTATgtataattagttaattactcattttttttaattgtttgttcttctctcttcttctttctagaccctctcttctctttcttctttcttttagttttttattcttctctcttctgctTTCTGACActcacttcttcttctctcttctctctcctctctcttctagttttttattcttcctctctcttatctttcctctttcttctagttttttattcttctcttcttctttccggACGCTCActtctttcttctagttttttattcttcttcttgttgctggactctttcttcttcttctctcctctttcttctttctggactctctcttcttcttctctattctCTGAGTCTCTCAAACTCTTTAAAGAAACgccatctatctctctctctctttttctccagCACGGGCCCTCGATTCTCAACCTCTCTCCGGCCATGATGGGATTTCAGTACCTCTGGTTAAACTGGACTTCCACTCCTCCAGCTCTCTAGCTCTCCCATGACTCTGGGTTCAAGCTCAGTGATTCTTCAACCTCGAAGCTTGGTGATTCTTAAAGctcaatttctgggttttggatttggtgGTTCTTCAAGATCGATTTATGGGTTTTAGATTCAGTGATTCTTCTTGTTAGAAACTCGGTTGCaggcccaaccaaccgataccaaccCAGCCTCTCGGTATACCGACTTCTGTGGCCGGTAATGGGAGAAGATTTTGTGTACCAAACTAGTCTAGTACGGTAGCTGGTTTTGGGCCTGCAGCTCCGGTACCGAACCAAACCCAGCCCTAGAATGCACCAACTGTGAACAACAGACTGCTGTTGTTAGATTTGTAGCACCATCAAGGTGGAAGCAGCTTCTGAGGATCATGCTCATGTCAAAAGCGTCCTAAAATTCCACCTTCTGGCCCAAGCCACAGGACCAACAAGACACCTAATTCCTCAAGAGATTACTAAACACTTCTGTTATTTGTATACAGAGAACAGCATTTCCAACTGAAGTTTGGTAGAATTTTTAGGCAAACTTCTTCatgtgttttgattttgtttgatgGGTTTGATTTTTCTTCTATCGTTTCTTGAACAACTATATCCCTGTAGCAAAGCGCGGGTACACTTTCTAATATATATGATATGAGGGTAATATGAATGTGACATTTGagcaatataaattttttttttgtttgaaaagaCCTCATTTACGGCGCTCAGAGTGCAACTTAAATAGGAATGCAGTCACTCTTTTACGGCATGTAAGGGTATGCCTTAAATAGaaggtcttttacggcgtgcaatgTGGGTTGTAAATGACCTCAATCACATTTGTGGAACCACTTTTACGGCGCGTTAATTATTCTTTTATGACGCATTTTTTAGCGCCGTAAAAGACATATGGTCTTTTAAGGCGCGAGCTTTTACAGCGTGTTTTTGTGCACTATAAATAggcttttacggcgcacatggtgggccgtaaaagaccaGTTTTGGTGTAGTAATTATCattaaaaaaaaccaaatattagagaattttgtctatgtttcttacggcgtgcccgtaattgctagtggattctagctcatctcatatgactTTTGATGCTTGACGGaacctcttactatcgtgtacacgcttcccgcatcatcgAGTGTCCCTGACAATATCAGCAACTGAAAGAGCAATGTTTTCGATGGCTTTGTTCAAATTCTTAAGGGCTGTCTCTTATTTGTGTTAAGCTGCAAAATGATACAATACGACCAAAATTGTCGGCTGTTTCGTTACTTTATTATTTCATATGACTAATGGTGTTTAGTATTTAGTTTATCTGTCTTAGAAAATATACTCTGCTCGGTAATTCCACTAGTGCTTTCATGGAAAGCAAAACTTTACACACTAAAAGGAAAATGTAACAATTGAAACAGTGAACTAGCACACATTAAAATAGCAACCTGAACATCATACAAATCTTCTGCATAACTAGGCTCATTTTCACAGCCTTGTTTGAAAGCTGGATTGCAGCTCCGGTATGGATCATTTGGATCAAGTAAAGAGTATCCCGTTGGGCATTCACAGGTGGGCCTCTTGTCTGCTTTGTAAGTGCAGATACTGTTGTACCCACAAATACTAGGACCTGAATCAGCATTAATTTTTTGGCAAATATTTTATGGCTCTGACCAAAGAGGAAACCACCAGCTTATATTGCCAACAGAAGTCTTTGGGAGGAAATATTGAGCCAAAACCCCATCAAAGCTGAGAGTTGTCCGGAGATAGTAGTCCCTTGCTGCACGTTCCGCTGCTGTGAATTTATAATGTCCACCATTCACTCGCAGAATATAGAAGTTACCTGAGTCATTGAAAACCAACTGCAGACCTTCACTACCTGGAACACTCCCTGTGGTAGTCCCGGTTGAATAATAAGGCTTTTGCCCGCTAAGCACAAGATTTCCATCATCTTGAAAATCTAGCTGGAAGTGACCTCTCCTATAGTCGGTCTCTGAATTTCGAGAAGAAAGCTTCCCTCCTCTTTCCAGTATTTGCCCAGGCAACATGGTATCAGTAGGATTCTTGAACGTCTCCCATAACTTTGCTGACTGCTCGTTCTCCAGAACAAAGTTACCTGTATCGTGCATAACCCCATGAGCAACAACGCCAGCAATGGTTTGATTGGATTTCCATAACTGGTCACCCTGAGGACTTGTAAGAACTAGCCCACTGTTAGCAGTCAAATTCACAACTGAACCATCAGGTGCAGGCTTATCCCCATTTGCATACCAAACTATGGTTTTGTCTGGTATCTTGGCAAACCATATAGAAAGCAAGAAAAGATCATTGTTTTCAAGTTGCTGAAACCCAAAGGCAAAATCACCCGAGGGAGAAAGCCATGAGGAGTTACCTGCTGTGGAGAGAGAAGCACCCACAGCTATGCTACCATTAGTTTGTGCAAGCACATAAGTTGGTATCAGAAGCAATgaagaaagcaaaaacaaacGTACGGTAAAAGCCATTGGCAGTTGCAACCCCCACTGTGGTTAAGGAATGGTGGAAAAATTAGAGTCCAGATCTCTGAGACTGTATATAGACAGAAGAGAATGAACTGACCTTATTACAATatcttctcaaaaaagaaaactgaCCTTACAATATTGTGTAACAGGTGGCATATGGGAGGATTTTCAACGAAACTCTAAATCACCGCTTCAAAAGGAGAACGTCTTCCATGCTCGGAGCTTGTCGTGCTCAAGTTTTATGGGTCCGGCCACGTGACATTCACGTGACTCTTTATTAAAACTAAATGTCGATGGGAAAGGCTCTGCCTGTTTCCcggtttttgttttcaattgagTTTTACCCGGTCATGGGTGAATTGAGGTTTACTTGGATCGAGTTTACAACCCATTCTCTCTGTTTCTTCAAAACTCCTCTTCAGTTTCAACTCAAGAGTTTTAGCCGGGATTTGATCGACTAAATCATTCAGATCTTGAATTTCCACACGAAATTGAATTCCAATACTTGGCCTGCAAATGGAATCTGGAACAACCAGAATTAGAGAACTGGAGACGAAATTGGTGCAATATTTATCCTAACCATGAA
It encodes:
- the LOC112202709 gene encoding G-type lectin S-receptor-like serine/threonine-protein kinase RLK1, which produces MAFTVRLFLLSSLLLIPTYVLAQTNGSIAVGASLSTAGNSSWLSPSGDFAFGFQQLENNDLFLLSIWFAKIPDKTIVWYANGDKPAPDGSVVNLTANSGLVLTSPQGDQLWKSNQTIAGVVAHGVMHDTGNFVLENEQSAKLWETFKNPTDTMLPGQILERGGKLSSRNSETDYRRGHFQLDFQDDGNLVLSGQKPYYSTGTTTGSVPGSEGLQLVFNDSGNFYILRVNGGHYKFTAAERAARDYYLRTTLSFDGVLAQYFLPKTSVGNISWWFPLWSEP